From the Dyella humicola genome, the window CCCGATGACGCAGGAGATGTTGCGCCTGGACAACAAGCTCAACGTCATGATGGCCATGCTCGATCAGCTGCTGCAGCGAGGCGCCGATTTGCCGCCGCGCCAGTTCATTCGATTCAACGCTACCGGTGCCTTGTTGCCGACCACGCTTTGGCCCGACCGTGCCGTGAGTGGATTGTTGAAGCTGCACTTCGATGGCTGCATGGCGTTGCCATTGGAGCTTCCGGCACGACTCGTGCAAGAGCGTGATGGCGGTCACGTTTTCGTTGCCTTCGAATCCTTGGGCGACGCGACATGTGACGCACTTGAGCGGCTCGTGTTTCGCCATCACCGACGCAAAGTGGCAGAAAGTCGCCAGGCCTCCGTGTAAGCGCCTTCTTACGACTGCTGCCTTATGTGACCGCCATCACGTTACGAAAAGTCGGCGGGA encodes:
- a CDS encoding PilZ domain-containing protein; the protein is MQDDFWQTFSERVTYEDGLHASCVASSSPIGDLQLIALRERNLNVLGTLAAFGERRSDATDDESPMTQEMLRLDNKLNVMMAMLDQLLQRGADLPPRQFIRFNATGALLPTTLWPDRAVSGLLKLHFDGCMALPLELPARLVQERDGGHVFVAFESLGDATCDALERLVFRHHRRKVAESRQASV